DNA sequence from the Lycium barbarum isolate Lr01 chromosome 5, ASM1917538v2, whole genome shotgun sequence genome:
TTGAGAATTTCCTCAATGAAAATATAGTTtacctctttttctttttatcattTGGGGTAATGATTTTAGGCGTTATTTGAATTGGTGCTAGCTATTTATCTGGCTCATGGTTTAGAACAAGCGGGGTAGGAAAGtgaagttgcagtctattttgatGCCATTACATGAGTTTGATCATGCTGAGAAGGGAGACGCATTGTATGATAAGTTTGCTTCTGTTCTCTTATGTTGTAATCCTATTTTTGTAGTTAGACACTTAAATCTGTTAATGATGCTAGTAGAAACAGTTGTCTAGATTTTAAGATGCTAGAAATGCTTACACTGTTCATCAGATGTCTATGTTGACTTCAAAAGAGGCAAGATTAATCATGTGGTAGAGGCCACTATGTATCATGCAAAATTTAATGGAATTTCGCTTATTTATTTTTTAAGGCCCTATACTCTCGATTGCCTTATAACCACTATTTCATATTCTTGTGAGTTGTGAATTATGAGTTCAGTACTTAAATTCTTGTGTTTGTATTCTAAAAAAAGAGTAGATTGAGCTTCCAGTTACTTACCACATGCTTTGTTGAATTTATTCTGTAGcaattaggggtgggcgttcggttcttcggttcagctatttcggtttcgattttttaaagttcggttcggcttGGTTTTGGTTTtgtcaattcggtttttttgatatgacattagaagcgattccatttacactaattcatattctcaaaagcaataaaacataaaactgaaaaatagaaatcaaaatcaaacaaacatgatacacaagaacagaaaaccataaccatgatataggattactaggtattatatacataacataagaataattaagaaaacacataaaggataTACATTAGTCcgaaagacacatcctagtcacatcctttgttaaggatatttaattttctcaactgaagtggaaaattagggatacaaaagcaaaagagggcttgttacgATTGAGTTTTTTTGGGCTTAAATTTAATAGGCATggattattttgatttttttggtaatgtattaaatttaggtgggcgttcggttcggttttatcaaacttcggttcaactatttcagtttcggttttttgaaggtggacaccgaacaccgaaccaaaatagttcggttcggtttggttcTTTCAGTTTTGGTTTTTTGGAAGTTCAGTTCGGTTCGGTCCAGTTTTTAGGTTTTTGATATTTATGCCCAACCCTTCTAGCAATGGAGACTTACAAGAAGAGGTGTATGTAGCTCAACCAGAAGGTTTCATAAAGAAGGGCGATGAAACAAAGGTGTACAAGCTAAAAAAGgcattgtatggtttgaagcaagCTCCTGGAGCGTGGTATAGCAAAATCGATGGGTATTTTCAGAAAAAGGGATACACGAGAAGTGAGAATGAGCCCACATTGTATGTGAAGAAGGAAGGTAATGATTTCATCATTGTTTgtctttatgttgatgatatcattTACACTAGCTCTTCTACTTATCTTGTGGATGAATTTAAGTCTCAAAATCTGAATGAGTTTGAGATGTTGGATATGGCTTTATTACACTATTTCCTTGGCCTTGAAGTCCATCAAGCTGAAGATGGAATATTTATTTCACAAAGGGAATATGGCATGGACTTTCTCGTTGAATTTGGTATGCTTAATTGCAAGCCTGCAGCTACTCCTTTGAATGTTAGCGAAAAATTGCAGCTTAATGATGGAGCAGAGATAGCTGATCCTAAAACTTTCAGAAGCCTGGTTGGAGGTTTAATTTATCTAACCCATACTTGCCCCGATATTGCATTCTCTGTTGGTGCTATTTCCAGGTTTATGCAACAACCTTCAAAGGTTCATTTTTGGAGCACCAAAAAGAGTTTTGCGTTATATTGCCGGAACTATGGACTATGGGATTTGGTACTCAAAAGTGTCCAATTTCATATTATATGGGTTCACTGATAGTGACTATGCTGGTTCGTTGGATGATAGGTGGAGCGTTTCAGCTCATGTTTTTACTCTTGGATCGGGAGTAATAAATTGGAGCTCAAAGAAGCAAGCTACAGCAACCTTGTCCACCTTACCATCTTTACTTTGGATCCAAATGTGTTCATATTTCAAAATTCACATTATTCTCAACGACTGTACTGGAACATCCAAATTTCTCAACAACAACATAAATACAAACTAAATCATGCACGGACAGCTGCCcattatatgtgtgtgtatatgtatgtatgttacgGAAATCATTTAATATACTTATGTTTGGTATTTTTCCTATCAGGATcctagtttttttatttttatttttattaaggaCCTCGTCGTCTTCCTTATTttttgttggtctttaatttttgtccctcaagacAAATAACTTTTTTgctgtacataaatatatattttcacaTTATAATAAGCCACAAATTATGCCCGCGCACTTAAAGAACTTATGACacgctaggcataagttcgattgctagagacaaaaattaaagaccaaccaatTTGAAGGTTAAACTGCGCAATTTCTTCTGGAAGAGGAGAGAGATAGTTGGGCTAAATGTTTTGGGGTCTGTTGGGCTCGATTTTTTTCACCTATTTTATTTGTTGGGAACTTACATAATAGCTACTCTTTATAGGGGTCTAACATGATGCAACTATAGTTTCGGttattacatttcgtagctagtATTTACCAGCTATGTTGTTAATTTTGTTGTATTTAAATACATGAGTATATGATGTGTCCTTTTGTTTTGATTGTATTTGACTATTTTCGAGCTCCGATCAGCAAGGTCACCAGCGTTGCGACATTCGACAACGATCAGATTTGAAACTGGTTGAATGTACTcgactgtatttgaatgtattcgagCTCCGAAATAAACCGACCACCGGCATATTCACAATGACCAGATCTCAGATCCGAAATAGAGTCATCAACGACGTATTCAACTATGTTTTGACTGTATTTGAATGTGTTCGAGCTCAGATCTGAAAAATGCACTCAGATCCAAAATAGAGGTGATGAAGGCCGGTGATACACTAAATTGATCCAAAACTGAGAAATACAAGATGCACTAAATTTAAAACACAGTATATTAAATTTAAAATACACTATATTTGTTGTTTGACAGCCGAAGATACACTAAATTTATCCGAAACTGAGGTGATGACGACAACAGCCACATCTAAAATGGAGGTGATGACGGCCAGATCTTAAACCGCAGGAggtgataacgatgacgattgaGAATTCCAGAGGGACGACTTCTTCTCGCCAGAGAAGAAGGAGATGAGAGAGGggtgagagagaagagagagagggagaagagACAGGGGTAACggagaagagagagggagagatgGGAATTGAAATACACAATATAGCTACGAGCAGTAATATGTGTTTTAGCAATAGTATGGTAATATATTTAAAGTTTGATTGTTATACTTAAATACCTCTTATATGTTAGCTATAGTACGTAAAAATTCCCTCTTTGTTTTCCAAAATGaatcatttaaaatgaaagaacaTGAAATTGTACTCGGATTGTTTCATTTGATTTGACCACCCTCAACCGCTAGCCACCGTTGTTACTTGTATCAAACATGTTCAAGCTTaggtaaatataaatatattgtaTTATTCGACTTATATATACTGTATAGTCTTTGAATTTCATATATATGGGAACCCTTTAATACATTTATGTTTGGTATATATCTCCTACCAGGATCCTAGATTTTTCTAATAAAGTAATTTGTCATCTTCCTTAATAATTGCTATATGAATCTTCTGACATTAATTTCTAAAGTGGAAGAAAataaccatatttttttttctcttttctttttatgttttctcctttgtttttttttttctgatgttGAGTtgccaatgtttttttttttttttgaaaaaatgataGTTTAATTAGAGCAGCCCATTAGGCATTTGTTAGGCCTGAAGGACATAGCCCGTTATCCTTTCGCTGCACAGAGCAGGAGGGCGGTCTGCCCCACTTTAGGAATCGagtagtcctttctttctattggGCCACAAGACCCAACTTTGTACTTGGACAGGGCAGGCCAAAAAATTGCTCAACATTCCACTAACCCCCTCTCCCCTGCCCCACTCCGAGCCCTACCTTGTGTCACAAGCTCAAGTTACTGAGCTCGGAAATaacaataaaataattttaagaaaataaaccTACACATCTAATTTGCAATCGATGTAGCCCACTACACCATCGGTGTCTATTCTGTATAGCTATATATAAGTTTGCTCTGTACATATACACCTTATGCACTATTATACATTACATACACATTCTTATACAGTGTATATactatataaataatatatatgtgtggtataacaatgtataaatattgcATTGTATAACTGTTTATAAACAAAAGACAATAGTTAACAAGCAACCAAACAAGAGTAAAATTGAAGCTTAGAGCTGTGATGAGACAAGAAAATAAAGACatcatttttctttttgggtTAACTTTTTTTGGGAGAATTCTTAGTTTTCACCACAAAAATCCCAGCTTTCTTCTTCTCAGAGGGATTAGTAACCAACAATAATGAAATTCATCATAAAGGAAAACatttttccttcataccaaacacacccttttagaATAACAATACAACACATCGAGATTTTCAAGGGTTGTttgatattttttcttttttcatatgAGAAATCATACTCCTCTCTGCAAGATTCCTGTTCTCTCTCTGAGCTGAGTTTCCAATTTCAGTCAGTAGAGCAGCAATATGTTGGGGAGAAAGAAAATTAGATTTTGGGCTGAATTGGTAAGAATGAGACAGTTGGCTATATTTGGCTAACTAGATGGGCGAGCAGCACCTCCAAGTAATTATTCCTAAACTTTAGAGTCGAACTAggaaagaaggaaaaagaaaagtggCAAAGCTGTAATAAACATGAACTTAGAAGGGCAATCATAGGTCTCCTAGGATTCCAAATGTACTTTGGATTAGGAATCTAAGGGTTTTTACTTTCTCTGACTCATGATATAAACAGTACACGGTTGGCATTGGCATCCATAGATTTCCtcctatttttcttcttttcttgaagctATAGATTTCTTCCTGTCTACTGCCATGGCTCAAGAGATGCCTGATTGGTCGGAACTTCAACACGATCTGCTTGTTCTCATCCGTAGGCGTATCAATTTGATTGAAGATTTCCTAAATTTTGGCATTGTATGCAAATCCTGGCACTCAGTACCTACCAAGAACAATTTTAACAGTGACCTGCCTAGAATTCCATGGCTGATGTTAGCTGAAGAGGAAGAAGATAAAGACTGTCGAAAATTCTTCAGTCTCTATAATGGTATGATTTTGAATAAGCGGATTCCTAAAGCCACAGGAAAACGATGTATGGAGTCCATGGGTTGGCTTATCACAGTGGGAAAAGACGAGGGTGAAATCAGTTTACTACATCCTTTCTCCGGTGTTCAGATTCAATTGCCGCATCAAAATACCACAGAAGATTACGACGAACACGAGACTGGATTTCCATTTACGTTTATTGGTAAGGCGGTTTTGTCAGCTAGTCCTTCTCATACATCTGACTTCGTTCTCATGGTCGTTGAGGGAAACCTTAGATTCCTCAGTTTTTGGCGACCTGCTGATTCGAGATGGACCCGGATTAGTTGGGTTGCAGCTGACCACTCTCCATTTGTTGATGTGGTATATTTTAATGGCCACTTTTATGCTGTCAATTATCGCTGCCAGGTCGTAGTTTGTGATGTTGCTGGCCCTGAACCCACTAAAAAAAGTCATATTGTGGCGCAGCTACCATTTGATCCTCTAGAAGTTATAGGTAACTTATACATCCTAGAATCACTAGGATCATTATTTGTAGTTGTGAGAGATGATGTTTACATAAAACCCGTCAAAGATGATTGTGACACAAGGATGAGGTTTCCATTGACGTACGTCCCATGGGAAGGTGCGTCGGTGCTTCAGGATGGGGAGAAGCTTATATATGGGACAACAGCTTTTCGAGTTTTCCAGGTGGATATAGCTGTTGATGGCAAAGTAAAAGTAACGCAAACCAAGGAATTAGGGGACAGAGCTTTTTTCCTGGGTGCTAATTCTTCTCTTTCTATCCAAGCATCTCAATTTCCAGGAATCAAGCCCAATCATATTTATTTTACAGACGATTTTTTCGAATCATATCTCATTTTTGCAGAAGGAGGAGGCTTGGACATGGGGGTTTGCAACTTAGCGGATGGCAGCATCCAGCTGCATTATGAGGCTGTTTCCCTCAGTCCTGTTTGTCCTCCGACTTGGGTCACACCAACTTTGTATTAGAGTCCGACACATTGCTTTATTTACTCTATTTGTTGAGCTATTTTTGACAATAAAAGTACTTGAgttcttttttatttaaaataattacaACCGTCATTTATCTTCAGAATCAATTGATGTATCTTTCTTGCTTTTATATAATTGTTGTACTTCCTTGCTTCCAAAGTATGTTGTAATGGGACGCGATCACAATTTTCTTAATGGAGAAACTTCTGGTATGTACTTTATACTAGTCCGCTGGTGTAGTATGAAAGTTATGATCACTGAATTCTAGCTTCAAACCAGCAATTAACGAATATTCTTATAGCATAATTTGTTTTCTCATTAAATTTGAATCCTGGATCTATCACTATGAGGAAGAGTGTGATCAGGACAAGGAGGAGGAAGAGGCATATGAAGAGTCAGAAGAGGAAGGCTGAGGTAGGAACTAATCTTCATTGTTCATTAGTATCTATCTTAACCTTTTTGATCATGTATTGCATATAATAAATAGGTAATAAACTTTTATCAGAAAGTTTTTGAACATACACCAAGTATCTTGTCTTCATACTCGTGAACAAAATGGTTCTGCTTAAAGAAAACATCGTCACATTGTTAAAACCGGCTTAACTATGGTAGCTCACGCTTCACTTCCTCTCTCCTTTTGGGATGATGCTTTATCTACTGCTGTTGCATCTCATCAATCAGATGCCTACCCCTGTCCTTAACAATCTTTCACCTTCCAAGAAATTACATAAGAAAATTCCTGATTACAATTTTCTTGAAAGTTTTTGGTTGTGCTAGCTATCCCTATTTGAGGCCCTATGCATCTCATAAGCTTGCTTTTAGATCTTCTCAATGTGTTTTTCTCGGCTATAGCCAATATCATAAAGGATACAAGTGTTTTCAT
Encoded proteins:
- the LOC132640395 gene encoding F-box protein At2g26160-like, which codes for MAQEMPDWSELQHDLLVLIRRRINLIEDFLNFGIVCKSWHSVPTKNNFNSDLPRIPWLMLAEEEEDKDCRKFFSLYNGMILNKRIPKATGKRCMESMGWLITVGKDEGEISLLHPFSGVQIQLPHQNTTEDYDEHETGFPFTFIGKAVLSASPSHTSDFVLMVVEGNLRFLSFWRPADSRWTRISWVAADHSPFVDVVYFNGHFYAVNYRCQVVVCDVAGPEPTKKSHIVAQLPFDPLEVIGNLYILESLGSLFVVVRDDVYIKPVKDDCDTRMRFPLTYVPWEGASVLQDGEKLIYGTTAFRVFQVDIAVDGKVKVTQTKELGDRAFFLGANSSLSIQASQFPGIKPNHIYFTDDFFESYLIFAEGGGLDMGVCNLADGSIQLHYEAVSLSPVCPPTWVTPTLY